The Haematobia irritans isolate KBUSLIRL chromosome 1, ASM5000362v1, whole genome shotgun sequence DNA segment gtggaccaatttgtgcatggttgttaaagaccatatactaacatcaagtaccaaatttcagccggatcggatgaaatttgcttctcttagaggcctcgcaagccaaatcgggggatcggtttatatgggagctatatataattatggaccgatgtggacaaatttttgcatggttattagagaccgtatacttacactatgtaccaaatttcagccggatcggatgaaatttgcttctcttagaggcctcgcaagccaaatcgggggatcggtttatatgcacgcacagaaaaaacatgtttggacatggttgccgcatccatttaatgtttatttagagtatgtaattgtcgcgaaaaccatgtattttgtctttgtaaaaataattttcgagcggagaaaaatatatgttggcaataagcatttaaatggttctcaaatgccgcaaacatgttctattatttaaatgatagaatttgagaccattatatggtcaggaaaatcatgtatctgaccattcaattttttttacttttttgcagagaaaaaagtatttttatagtttacgtgtagacatgtctacaaccattacatggccataaagaccatgtacattgttttcgtgaccatttaattttttaatttttttgcagcgacaagaattttataaaaacattgagcaggtacacacgattttcattttgcgcgtcagtcgtgtggtgattgtttcttggaatggacggagaatacggaattattgtgttttgtgttaatttatttattcagaaatggcacgtggttttatgtgaatacaaaaaaggaaagtgtaattgaaaaaaatatacctggtttttgttctgcattttgatatatggtataatttatttttatttgcagttacatcatgtctgcgtttgtacatttgatgggcacgaagtaaatatggaatgattactaattgttgaaattgaatcacactagagtgtgtaaaaatatgtgaagtttgctttcacgacattataaatacaaataaacaatgaattaatttataaataaataaaaacaaataaataaagttgattttgtgttttcttttctcaagtggcgtccttttttcgacgacgaaaaaagttttttcataaaaatcaaaacattttaggttgtgaccatgttcttttaactagaagaaaaacatttttgacgaataacataacattttagatcgtgaccattgtcttttaatggaaacaaaattctttttatcaatataataacattttagatgaggacaattgtatttttcttagaaccatgttcactgagccaacatggttgcaggttaaaatgttacatggtcgccgcaaaaatagctgctatcatattattttgctcttcgaatatgattgtggcaatcatgtttcttctctgcgtgtggggactatatataattatggaccgatgtcgaccaatttttgcatggttgttagagattatatactaacaccatgtaccatgtgtgatcggtttatatgggggctatatataattatgcaccgatgtggaccaatttttgcacagttgttagagaccatatactaaccatatactatataccatgtaccaaatttcaaccggatcggatgaaattttcttcgcttacaggctccataagccaaatctggggatcggtttatacgggggctatatataattatggaccgatgtgaaccaatttttgcatggttattagagaccatatacttacaccatgtactaaacttcagccggatcggatgaaatttgcttctcttagaggctctgcaagccaaatctgggatcggtttatatgagggctatatataattattgaccgatgtggaccaatttttgcatagttattagaggccatatactaacgccatgtaccaaatttcagccggatcggatgaaatttgcttctcttagaggctccgcaagccaaatctggggatcggtttatatgggggctatataattatgaaccgatgtggaccaatttttgcatggttgctaaggatcttatactaacaccatgtaccaaatttcagcctaatcgcatgaattttgcttctcttagaagctccgcaagccaaatttgggggtccgtttatatgggggctatacgtaaaagtggaccgatatggcccatttgcaataccatccgacctacctcaataacaactgcttggaccaagtttcaagtcgatagcttgtttcgttcagaagttagcgtgatttcaacagacggacggacggaccgacggacatgctcagatcgactcagaatttcaccacgacccagaatatatatactttaaggggtctcagagcaatatctcgatgtgttacaaacggaatgacaaagttaatatacccccatcctatggtggagggtataaaaaggtattCCGAAATGATGAGTATTGATATAGcgttcatatagaccgatctccagatttcacTTCCTGGACTTATAGACACCgtagttgttgtccaatttgcctgaaattgaaaatctggatggtttaggactataaataggtgtgcattttcttgcacacttacaagagatgttaatgatcccTCTAAAACAGAAATTAGAGTAGTACATTGTAATTCGTTAATTTGGCCTTTAAAAGactttgaattgcttaaataaatggaaataaatggttcttataaatccagaagctgatatagtcttcataggtaaaatctttagatttatcttcggaaagtgtaATATTTGAACTGATCtatttgggagaatatctgtcttcAAACCcccttaaaatttcatataacatTTGATTCatgttggtgggtatttaagattcggtccggccgaacttactgctgaatacacttgtttttcttaaaaacttgtcaaaaatttattggggaattttatattaaactgGGGATATTTGGGGATAAAAGAGTACCAATTTGAACATAATGGCCAGAAATATACTGGCAACAATGTTCGCTAACGTTTTCTATGGCTCACCGCGTTTTGACAACGACCGTTTTCATTTTATGCAAAGAGAACGAAaatgtgaagcgaaactgcgtcagtaggtggctgtcattaggaaaatttctgtttagtttttttgtagaagacaaattttcgtcctcttgtgtttttataccctgcgccacactgtggaacagcacagaaaaaaatatcaccaaaatatttccaactaaaaagttaattgaagttgaaaattttttcaattaatatattaattgatacaattaactttttaatcatgatagaaacattaagttaattaagtcaatgattgaaatttttaaaatgtttaattaaaaaattaattgatacaattaactttttaatcaaattcggaagactaattcagttaaaaaaagtgctgattttttttttacttttttaattaaaaatatatttcaaacaatcatttgttaatccaaataaaaactctaagccaatctaactaagtagttaaaaaaatagttaccttttttaattaataaattaattgcgttttgcaatcaacatcaattaaatttttaattgaatccattaaaaaattaattgaattttgctgaaaaaatcaattaattttttaatcaagaattttttctatgcccaattaaaactgtgattgatactatcattttcgtgattgaagacatttcaattaaaaaattaattggatcaattaatttggtgattgaatcagagaaaaatttttttgtgtgagggtattataagttagtgcatatgtttgtaactcccagaaggagacgagatagacacatggtgtctttggcaataatgctcagggtgggtccctgagtcgataaaaccatgtccgtccgtctgtctgtgaacacaattttgtgatcaaagtctatgtcgcaatttaagtccaatcgccttcaaatttggcacatgttcctaatttgggtcagaatagaaccctattgattttggaagaaatcggttcatatttagatatagctcccatatatatctttcgcccgatatggacttatatggccccagaagccagagctttcggccaatttgtttgaaaatttgcactaggagtacaattagtaatatagtcatgtgtggcaaatttgattgaaatcggttcagatttagatatatctcccatatatatgtttttctgatttcgacaaaaatgatcaaaataccaaaattttccttgttaaatcgccactgcttagtcgaaaagttgtaaaaatgactaattttcctaaacttctaatacatatatatcgagcgataaatcatgaataaacttttgcaaagtttccttaaaattgctttagatttaaatgtttcccatatttttttacaaatgttgTGTTCCACCCAAGTGCATTAGCCTGCTTAAATTTTTcagcctatagattttgtagaagtctatcaaattctgtccaaatcgagtgatatttaaatgtatgtatttgggacaaacctttacatatatcccccaacacatttgacggatgtgatatggtatcgaaactttagatctacaaagtggtgcagggtataatatagtcggcaccgcccaactttagactttgcttacttgttATTCTCTCTGGTTGATGTTGTAAGTACGTGATTCTCTAAGTTGAATTTGTTGCGATTAAACAACGACTCGCCGACACGGTTGCCAAtgctagtagaattctaccaaaaatttgttaaatttgttattgtttggtagatgctGGATTTCATCCTACTTGTCTGACAGGGTTCAATGCGTTATGTTTAAGGGTCGAACATCTCGTAAGATATCGGTTACATCTGGGGTTCCTCAGGGaagccatatcggaccagtACTGTTCGCTCTTTATCTTGACGATTTGTCATCGGCCATCCATCATTCAAATATATTGATGTATGCGGATGatgtgaaattattttcgtcCATTAGTACGACGGTAGACTCTTGTCGTTTACAGGGAGATCTGGATCTGGTTGTTCGCTGGTGGAATGTGTCTCAATTTCGGCAAATGCAAGAAGATGACCTTCTTTCGGTCCAATGCTTTATTGACGGAATATTATATTGACAACGTTAAATTGGAAGACGttcaaatatttaatgattTAGGTGTGTTATTTGATCGCAGACTGAAGTTTGATTCTCATGTTGAGTCAATTGTCTACAGGGCTATGTCCACACTGGGTTTCATTAAGAGATGGTCGAGGGAATTTAATGATCCTTACCTTTCGAAACGTATCTATACCTCACTTGTCCGTCCGATCCTGGAATATGCGTCTGTCGTTTGGTCTCCCAGTTATCAATGTTATGTTGATAGAGTTGAATCGGTTCAGAAGAGATTTCTACTTTTTGCGTTACGTGGTTTAGGTTGGACTGATCCTCTAGATCTCCCTCCTTATGTAAATCGCTTGAAATTGATAGATTTACCGACTCTGGAGCGAAGACGTTTAGTGTTTGATGTAATTTTTATTAGTAGACTCCTGAAAGGTGAAATCAACTCACAGCAATTGATTAGTAAACTTGACATTAATGTTCCTTCACGTGTTACGCGACAATACATTCCATTGAAACTACCCGTCGTTAGAAATAATTACGAGGAACACAGTTCCTTTTACCGCCTCTGTAGACATTACAATGAATTTAGCAACGTATTTGATTTATCTGATCCGATTCATATTGTTAAACGAGTTTTGATACACGTCGTCCAGCATCGTACACCACTTTAAGCTTTGCCATGGAACTTAGTTATAATTCTACCTAAGTCTTTACCCCGTACCCTGGAAAATTGGCTGTCTCGAGAACTGTTCCAGTAAAATTCTCTCCTGTTCTGATCGCATCACTGTTCCTGCCTTCCAAGTTGTTCCTGCTAACCTATATCATCTGTCAGCAAATTGTTCCTGCCTCTACCGTTCTATTTGTCTCTTCAATTTACTGCTTCCTGATTTACTGTTTCCTGATTGTTGTCTCACCAATTCCTATAATCTGATGGATTCGAATGTTCCTGTCACCAGCTTACATTTTTGTTCCCGTTTGTGACAATCCCGTTATTATGCCAACGTAcaccagtttttttttatacccaccaccatagaatggtgacggggtataataagtttgtcattccgtttgtaacgcatcgaaatatcgatttccgactatataaagtatatatattcttgatcagggagaaattctaagacgatataagcatgtccgtctgtccgtctgtctggctgtctgttgtaatcacgctacagcattcaataatggagctatcgtcctgaaatttggcacagaatcgtcttttgtctgcgcgcaggtcaagttcgaagatgggctatatcgggccatgttttggtatagcccccatataaaccgacctcccgatttggggtctttcgcttatagaaaccgtagttttcatccaatttgcgcgaaattgaaaatctagagatattttgggaccttgaagaggtgtgccaaaaatggtgagtgtcggtccatgttttggtatagcccccatataaaccgacctcccgatttggggtctttcgcttatagaaaccgtagttttcatccaatttgcgcgaaattgaaaatctagagatattttgggaccttgaagtgtgccaaaaatggtgagtgtcggtccatgttttggtatagcccccatataaaccgacctcccgactttacttcttgggattatagaaaccgtagtttttatccaatttgcctgaaattggaaatctagaggtatttttgggccataaagaggtgtgccgaaaacggttagtatcggtcggtattttagtatagcccccataagaacgatttcccgatttaactccttaggtttctagaaaccgtagtttttatccgatttgcctgaaattgtaaatattctcatatttaaggctcacaaaaacgtgtatcggattaagtttttatcggtccatttggtaatgcctccatatagaccaatttcacttcttgtgagtatagaaggcgcactgatcatgaaaattgcgtgaaactcaatgtaaaatttccagattttatttttcgggtgaaaatctacagatttaaaatttcaaatcaagacgttattttataattttcttgcacacttacaagagatgttaatgattcctctaaaactcaaacaaaaatggttcttataaatccagaatctgatataatcctcataggtgaaatctttaaatgtatcttcgggaagtgtcctcaagtcctcaagccctcctgaaatttcaaaggaaatcctaatatttggttcatggtggtgggtatttaagattcggcccggccgaacttactgctgtatatacttgtttcttctcaaCTTCTTTTTTTCTGGTCGTAATTGtcacattttaaagaagttgaGTCTATCTATTTTGTTCATTTTATCCAGTTTTTTTAtccttacttaatttttttctggtcctcatattttgtttaacgttaaaataattatgaacttatTGTACTAATGAATTTATCTTCAAGCTAGCTTACCATagatgaatgaataaataaataaataaaatcttgatgttttggtagattttgaaaaatattcctctccaattaagaaatgacaaaattttatgtagaaataaaatgttgacaaaatattctatagaaataaaattttgacaaaattttctataggaataaaattttgacaaagttttctatagaaatacaattttaacaaaatagaattaaatttgtacaaaattgtctatagaaataagatagaaACTTGGTACATCAGTTTTGTTGCGTTGCaccgataaaaaaaattgaaacatcaaagtcaacttttcgactttgaaagatattgaaTGTGATTAGTTTGCTTGCCTGGTTGTGTTTCAACTTCATAAAATCGACTTCTTCAAGTTTTCAAAAATCTAAAAGTCTACATTTAGTAGTTCATAGTTcaaattacgattttaattctttatttattattcatttttttaaccTCTATATGAGTTAGAATAATTCaacataattttgtaaaaataaattttaagcacTATGTTTTCGAATCAATTCAGGCTCTCTGCCACATTTGAAAGTAACTTGATTGCCATTTGGCAACCACGGTTGTGTCCAAATCTCAATATCGCAATTCTTAGTTATTgcaccatcatcatcgtcaaCGATGTCAGCATTGATGCGATACAAATGTCCAGATACTACAGTTCTAGAGGCCTCATGTATGCGAACCAATCTAAAATGGGGTCCATTTTCACCGGCTGCTAATTTTGTTAAAGATTTGTTGAGTTCATCTACGGCTGCTTTCATTTTTTCTCCTTCTAGTTTTTCGGGGCATCCCAATCTGTGatactaaaaatatattttgaaaaaaaaaatcacgatatAATCGAATCGTTGTAAAAGGGGTACTCCATAAATGCTGCAACAATATgtatttttgcaaattgtattttttataaagaGGAAGGAAGATATGTGATTAATGGAGATATTGGAaag contains these protein-coding regions:
- the LOC142222416 gene encoding sarcocystatin-A-like translates to MVKIEKFNICLNLFILASVCVAANAQTNELELPVATIKPMEYHRLGCPEKLEGEKMKAAVDELNKSLTKLAAGENGPHFRLVRIHEASRTVVSGHLYRINADIVDDDDGAITKNCDIEIWTQPWLPNGNQVTFKCGREPELIRKHSA